From Candidatus Brocadiaceae bacterium, the proteins below share one genomic window:
- a CDS encoding DUF1186 family protein, with protein MRIDHQIIQEILDLPRASLINDLEIILEDVVRRYEYFKLKVEKDGWVEEEQSFLIHALFLLTELNATESLDKVLQLLGENEKVLEFWFGDYLNEELWRAIYQLGNTQLEKLKQFVLKPHIDTFARSGICTAVERLRIMNRRESLRWSAG; from the coding sequence ATGCGTATCGATCATCAGATCATACAAGAAATTCTTGATTTACCCCGTGCAAGTCTGATTAATGATCTCGAAATCATTCTTGAGGATGTTGTCAGACGTTATGAATACTTTAAACTAAAGGTTGAAAAAGATGGCTGGGTTGAAGAAGAGCAGTCGTTTCTGATCCATGCACTTTTTCTTTTAACAGAATTGAATGCGACGGAGAGTCTTGACAAGGTATTGCAGTTATTAGGAGAAAATGAAAAAGTTCTGGAATTCTGGTTTGGTGATTATCTCAATGAAGAACTATGGAGAGCCATATATCAGCTGGGTAATACCCAGTTGGAAAAGCTGAAACAATTTGTGCTGAAGCCACATATCGACACGTTTGCAAGATCCGGAATCTGTACCGCTGTCGAAAGATTGCGTATCATGAACCGGAGAGAAAGCCTGAGGTGGTCGGCTGGATAA
- a CDS encoding DUF839 domain-containing protein, with amino-acid sequence MENKIHRFLKHQFSVNTKTRALAVFAGIGFSVSTVFAGAVPHTSYPSMMSAKHDEGYGIHPIFTVGETIHGYMPEGLLDGMAAFKKDDYTVRVLVNHELTPDKGYPYELVNGVKLTGARVSYFDIDATTRNIKDACSAYKRAYDRNRRLVKHPSQINESGSDTDGFARFCSGAGYAAGEYRFEDDIYFTCEETSADDGHPHGGSIWAIDVKKRNIHAVPVLGRGAWENVTALTTPDEDHIALLLGDDSESAPLYLWIGKKSDDGRFLFKNGLQQGTLYVWKSDTGELSPEDFHTTGSMLSGTFVKIKQRDTSKAGQPGYDENGYLDDTTLRSAADALGAFSFSRPEDLHTNPENGTQAAFASTGRGSLFPSDDWGTVYLVNIQFSYDAHAELIADASITILHDCDDYGDFGVRSPDNLTWASDGYIYVQEDKSTKTGVFGGDSGIEASIWRIDPNTSDFVRIAVMDRAVVAPAGSTDSDPSDIGDWESSGIIDVTKLFNTLEGETLFLFNVQAHSIRDGLIEENNLVQGGQLLFLNRWKDIKHE; translated from the coding sequence ATGGAAAACAAAATACATCGTTTTTTGAAACACCAATTTTCAGTAAACACCAAAACCAGGGCACTCGCTGTTTTTGCAGGCATCGGATTCTCCGTGTCAACAGTTTTTGCCGGTGCTGTCCCTCATACCTCATATCCTTCAATGATGTCAGCGAAACACGATGAAGGCTATGGTATTCACCCCATATTTACTGTAGGAGAAACGATTCATGGCTATATGCCGGAAGGCTTATTGGACGGAATGGCTGCGTTCAAGAAGGATGACTATACCGTTCGTGTACTGGTGAATCATGAATTAACTCCGGATAAAGGTTACCCGTATGAGCTTGTCAATGGTGTAAAACTCACCGGGGCCAGGGTAAGTTATTTTGATATCGATGCAACCACTCGTAACATAAAGGATGCCTGTAGCGCGTATAAACGCGCGTATGACCGTAACAGAAGGCTGGTAAAACACCCGTCACAAATAAACGAAAGCGGTTCTGACACTGACGGTTTTGCCCGGTTCTGCTCCGGAGCAGGATACGCCGCAGGCGAATACCGTTTTGAGGACGACATCTATTTCACGTGCGAAGAAACTTCTGCAGATGATGGTCATCCCCATGGTGGCAGTATATGGGCAATTGACGTGAAGAAAAGGAATATTCACGCGGTGCCGGTACTTGGCAGGGGTGCATGGGAAAATGTTACGGCATTAACAACCCCAGACGAAGACCATATCGCCTTATTACTGGGTGACGATTCTGAAAGTGCACCCTTATACTTATGGATCGGGAAGAAATCAGATGATGGGAGATTTCTTTTTAAAAATGGTTTGCAACAAGGAACGCTTTATGTATGGAAGTCAGACACCGGTGAGCTATCACCTGAAGATTTTCATACTACGGGCAGTATGCTTTCAGGAACTTTTGTAAAGATCAAGCAAAGGGACACTTCAAAGGCAGGTCAGCCAGGATATGACGAAAACGGGTATCTGGATGATACTACCCTGCGTAGTGCTGCCGATGCTCTGGGGGCATTTTCATTTTCACGGCCGGAAGATTTGCATACCAATCCTGAAAACGGCACGCAGGCGGCTTTTGCATCAACCGGAAGAGGCAGTTTATTTCCATCTGACGATTGGGGCACGGTATATCTGGTTAATATTCAGTTTTCCTACGATGCACATGCTGAATTAATTGCAGATGCAAGCATTACCATACTGCATGATTGCGATGATTATGGCGATTTCGGTGTTCGCAGCCCGGATAATCTTACCTGGGCGAGCGACGGATACATCTATGTCCAGGAAGATAAATCTACCAAAACAGGCGTGTTTGGGGGTGACAGCGGTATAGAGGCCTCCATCTGGAGGATCGACCCGAATACTTCCGACTTTGTAAGGATAGCGGTAATGGATCGTGCTGTTGTAGCTCCGGCAGGGTCAACCGATAGTGACCCGAGCGATATAGGTGATTGGGAATCCTCGGGAATCATTGATGTGACGAAACTATTCAATACCCTGGAAGGAGAAACACTGTTTCTTTTCAATGTTCAGGCGCATAGTATAAGGGACGGTTTGATTGAGGAAAATAATCTCGTGCAGGGCGGTCAGTTACTCTTCCTCAACCGGTGGAAAGATATAAAACATGAATAA
- a CDS encoding Rpn family recombination-promoting nuclease/putative transposase, producing the protein MDFLQGTLPAEILQALNLSTLTIENNSYIDEELKEHFSDLVYNCNCREKETKIAILFEHKSFPPFNPHLQLLKYLLKIWETNIKQQQKLIPVVPVILYHGKERWKVKRFSDYFEEVVKEFSGYIPEFRYELTDLSLYSNEEIKDKIFKKVSLEIAMLLMKNIFDERELTRNLKDILEIGRRYFEHEKGLRFLESVIRYLSQAEIEPEAVFRTIKEISEKGGELIMTMETRLIERYKERYMERGRVEGIEKGRVEGRVEGRVEGLKEAIALGLELKYGVKGLSLYEKIAKISSLEQLEAIKEAVKISKSMEEIDILVRKD; encoded by the coding sequence GTGGACTTTCTGCAAGGTACACTGCCTGCTGAAATCCTGCAAGCGCTAAACCTTTCAACATTAACCATTGAGAACAATTCATACATAGATGAGGAGCTGAAAGAGCATTTCTCTGACCTGGTGTATAATTGCAATTGCCGTGAGAAAGAGACAAAGATAGCGATCCTGTTTGAACACAAGAGTTTCCCGCCGTTTAATCCGCATTTGCAGTTATTGAAATATCTGTTAAAGATATGGGAGACGAATATAAAACAGCAACAGAAGCTGATTCCGGTAGTACCTGTAATATTGTATCATGGCAAGGAGAGGTGGAAAGTCAAAAGGTTTTCAGACTATTTTGAGGAGGTTGTGAAAGAATTTTCCGGATATATACCGGAATTCAGGTATGAGTTGACAGACTTGTCACTGTACAGCAATGAGGAGATAAAAGATAAAATATTTAAGAAGGTATCGTTAGAGATAGCCATGCTGTTGATGAAGAACATATTTGACGAGAGAGAATTGACAAGAAACCTGAAGGATATACTGGAGATAGGCAGGCGATATTTTGAACATGAGAAGGGGTTGAGGTTTTTGGAGAGTGTAATAAGGTATTTGAGCCAGGCAGAGATAGAGCCAGAGGCAGTATTCAGGACAATAAAAGAGATATCAGAGAAAGGAGGCGAATTAATTATGACAATGGAGACAAGATTAATAGAAAGGTATAAAGAAAGGTATATGGAAAGAGGCAGGGTTGAAGGGATTGAAAAAGGCAGGGTTGAAGGCAGGGTTGAAGGCAGGGTTGAAGGATTGAAGGAAGCGATAGCGTTGGGGCTTGAGTTAAAGTATGGCGTGAAAGGACTGAGCCTTTATGAGAAGATTGCAAAGATATCATCATTAGAACAGCTTGAGGCAATAAAAGAGGCAGTGAAGATATCAAAAAGCATGGAAGAGATAGATATATTGGTCAGAAAAGATTAA
- a CDS encoding V-type ATP synthase subunit D: MAKIKFTKNELKTQRDALQRYQRYLPTLELKKAQLQIEAGKIINSIQTKEEEKRKLRDYLDTWVRLFSEDVDAGSYTYVKEVKQDINNIAGVSIPLCRKIIFERAPVDFFSTPAWLDDGIDVLERLVQYRIELHFLYEQRRLLMEELLITSQRVNLFEKIKIPETKENIRRIKIYLGDEHTSAVVRAKIAKEKSIETRGTL, translated from the coding sequence ATGGCAAAAATCAAATTTACAAAGAATGAATTAAAGACCCAGCGTGACGCTCTACAACGTTATCAACGGTATCTCCCGACATTGGAGTTAAAAAAAGCACAATTACAAATTGAAGCAGGAAAAATCATTAACTCCATACAAACAAAAGAAGAAGAAAAAAGGAAACTCCGGGATTATCTGGATACATGGGTACGTTTATTCAGCGAAGATGTAGACGCAGGATCCTATACGTACGTGAAAGAAGTAAAACAGGATATTAACAATATTGCCGGGGTAAGCATTCCCCTATGCAGAAAAATAATTTTTGAGCGTGCACCCGTTGATTTTTTTTCAACACCCGCATGGCTGGATGATGGAATCGACGTGCTCGAACGCCTCGTACAATATCGTATTGAGTTGCATTTCCTTTACGAACAAAGACGACTCCTGATGGAAGAACTTCTTATAACATCACAACGGGTTAATCTCTTTGAAAAAATAAAAATACCTGAGACCAAAGAAAATATACGACGAATCAAAATTTATCTTGGTGACGAACACACTTCAGCAGTTGTAAGAGCAAAAATAGCAAAAGAAAAATCCATTGAAACGAGGGGGACATTATGA